GCAGAACTGGGTGAAGATGCTGGTCAGCAGGTCGTCGGAGGAAATTTCGCCGGTGATTTCACCCAGCGCAGCCAGGGCCTGGCGCAGGTCGGCGGCCAGCAGCTCGGTGCCGGTGCCAGCCTGAATACCGAGCAACACCGCGTCGAGAGCCTGGTTGGTTTGCTCCAAGCTGCGGGCGTGGCGCAGGTTCGTGACGATGGTGCTTTGGCCGGTGCGGTCGAGACCCTCGCCGCGCACTTTCAGCAGTAGGGCTTCGCGCAATTCGTCGAGGCCGTCGCCGCGGGCAGCGGCAATGAGCAGCACGTCGGGCTGATTGTGGAAGGCTTCAATTTCCGGATCAGAGGCCACATCAAGCTTGTTGCCGACGGCCAGCACCGGGATAGTGCGGCCAGGATTCAAGGCTTCAATTTCGGCTTCAAGCGCCTGGGGTGTTGTGCTCGTAATATCAAACAGATAGATGAGCAGGGCTGCCTGAGTAACCCGCTTCTTGGTGCGCTCCACACCGATGGATTCGACCACGTCGGCGGTGTCGCGCAGGCCAGCCGTATCCACGAAGCGGAAGCGGATACCCTCGATGCTGACCTCGTCCTCAATCAGGTCGCGGGTGGTGCCGGCCACGGCCGAGACGATGGCGCGTTCCTCGTTGAGCAGGGCGTTGAGCAGGGTGGATTTGCCCGCGTTGGGCCGGCCGGCAATAACGGTCGTGACGCCGTTCTTGATGACGTTGCCGAGTTCGAAGGAGCGGAGCAGGCGGCGGACCAGGGTTTGCACTTCGTTCAGCAGCTTGACCAAACCGGTACGGTCGGCAAACTCCACGTCTTCTTCGCCGAAGTCCAGCTCCAGCTCCAGCAGGGCCGCAAACTGGACCAGCCGGCCGCGCAGGTCGCGCAGCTCCTGGCTGAAGCCACCCCGCATCTGTTGCAAGGCTACCTGGTGGGAAAGGGCCGAATCGGCGGCAATCAGGTCGGCCACGGCTTCGGCCTGGGCCAGGTCGAAAGCCCCATGCAGGAAGGCGCGCTTGGTAAATTCCCCGGCTTCGGCCAGGCGGGCCCCGCGGCGGGTGAGCAAAGTCAGAATTTGCTCGACGATGTAGTCGGAGCCGTGGCAGCTGATTTCCACCACATCCTCGCGGGTGTAGGAGTTGGGGCCCTTGTAAAGCGAGATAACAACTTCATCCAGGATGCGGGCCCCGTCGCGGATGGTGCCGAAGTGCAGGGTGTGGCTGGCCTGGTCCTGAAGCTTTTTGCCGGCAAACACGGCATCGGCCATGGCAATAGCCTCGGGGCCCGACAGGCGCAGCATGGCAATGGCCCCGGCACCGGGTGGGGTGGAAAGGGCAACGATGGTATCGGAAAGCGCGGGAGGAAGCGGAAGGGCCACGGCGAAACGGTAAACCGTAAAAGTGAAGCCGCAAAGGTACGCAACCTGGCCGCTAGCTCCCGCTTAGCAGGGCGACTAACCGCAGTGACAGGATTGGGCTACTGATTGCTGTTCAACGCTGCGCGGAGCCGATGCTTCATGCTCCGGACCACCTAGCCGGTAACGAAAAGGTTGCGGCTGACCTCGGCCGAAATCAGCGTAGTCTTTTGTTTATTAACTTTGATTTCCAGGGAGTTGTCAAAGCTGACTTTGTCTAGAACTTCAAGGTGGGCGCCCAGGCACAAACCGACTTTATCGAGGTACTGCAGAAACGACGCTGAGGTGTTTTTAACGGCTACGACGGTGCCGGAGTCGCCGGGTGTAAGGTCAGCTACGAGGCGATTTTGGGGGCGCAGAATGGCCCCTTCCTCCGTCGGAATAGGGTCCCCGTGGGGGTCGGTTTGCGGAAAGCCCAGGAACTCGTCGAGGCGGCGCACCAGCAGCGGGGATTGGATATGCTCCATTTCCTCGGCCACCTCGTGCACCTCGTCCCAGTTGAAGCCCAGCTTCTGCACCAGAAATACTTCCCAGAGCCGGTGCTTACGAATGGTGAGCAACGCCAGGCGCCGGCCTTCCGGCGTGAGCGACACGCCCCGGTAGCGGGTGTAGTTGAGCAGTCCTTTCTCGCCCAGGCGACGCAGCATATCCGTTACGGAGGCGGCCCGGGTCTGTAGCACCTCGGCAATGCGGTTGGTGCTGACTTCCGAGCCGGGCTCGGCTTCGGCCAGCTTGAAAATGGCCTTTAAGTAGTTTTCCTCGGTGTAGCTGGGCAAGAGAAGAAAGTTAGGCTTCAAAAGTAGAAATTCTAAACTCAAGTTTAGGCAAGAGGCCTCGTTAGCCGGCTTAACAAAAAAGAGGTGGCCGCCTGAATTGGCCTGCCACCTCCTGTTCTCGAAAGCCTCTTACTGTTCCTGCGGGGCAGGGTCCTAAGCTTGCTTTACCACTTAATCAACGCTGATGCCCAGGTGAAGCCCGAGCCGAAGGCGGCCAGGCAAACCAGGTCGCCACGCTTGATTTTGCCTTCGGCTACGGCCTCGCTCAGGGCAATCGGCACGGAGGCGGCGGTGGTGTTGCCGTA
Above is a genomic segment from Hymenobacter cellulosivorans containing:
- a CDS encoding metal-dependent transcriptional regulator, with protein sequence MPSYTEENYLKAIFKLAEAEPGSEVSTNRIAEVLQTRAASVTDMLRRLGEKGLLNYTRYRGVSLTPEGRRLALLTIRKHRLWEVFLVQKLGFNWDEVHEVAEEMEHIQSPLLVRRLDEFLGFPQTDPHGDPIPTEEGAILRPQNRLVADLTPGDSGTVVAVKNTSASFLQYLDKVGLCLGAHLEVLDKVSFDNSLEIKVNKQKTTLISAEVSRNLFVTG
- the mnmE gene encoding tRNA uridine-5-carboxymethylaminomethyl(34) synthesis GTPase MnmE, yielding MALPLPPALSDTIVALSTPPGAGAIAMLRLSGPEAIAMADAVFAGKKLQDQASHTLHFGTIRDGARILDEVVISLYKGPNSYTREDVVEISCHGSDYIVEQILTLLTRRGARLAEAGEFTKRAFLHGAFDLAQAEAVADLIAADSALSHQVALQQMRGGFSQELRDLRGRLVQFAALLELELDFGEEDVEFADRTGLVKLLNEVQTLVRRLLRSFELGNVIKNGVTTVIAGRPNAGKSTLLNALLNEERAIVSAVAGTTRDLIEDEVSIEGIRFRFVDTAGLRDTADVVESIGVERTKKRVTQAALLIYLFDITSTTPQALEAEIEALNPGRTIPVLAVGNKLDVASDPEIEAFHNQPDVLLIAAARGDGLDELREALLLKVRGEGLDRTGQSTIVTNLRHARSLEQTNQALDAVLLGIQAGTGTELLAADLRQALAALGEITGEISSDDLLTSIFTQFCIGK